The proteins below come from a single Demetria terragena DSM 11295 genomic window:
- a CDS encoding NADH-quinone oxidoreductase subunit M, translating to MSNDFPWLTLLGLIPLVGALVIALLPAKSVALVRPIALGISLVTLGFGVVAATQFAWDGGDQKYQFTETHAWIPQFGVSYALGVDGIALALILMSLVLVPICLLAAWDDVESDSDNAGRLKLYFALMLILETFMIGVFAARDVFLFYVFFEAMLIPVYFLIGMFGGARRQYAAVKFLLFSLAGGLIMLVAVIGLYLNGPRGGDGFLVDTLAGTDFGGAEKWLFIGFFFAFAVKAPMVGVHTWLPDAAAAARPATSTLLVGVLDKVGTYGMIRFCLELFPGASQWATPFVITLAVISILYAAIVAIGQDDMMRLIAYTSISHFGFIVLGIFALTSTSQVGSNLYMINHGFTTAALFLFGGMLVARRGSSKISDFGGWQRVTPVLAGFFLIAGLSALALPGLNSFVSEFLVMVGSFGKYKVATIIAVFGVVLAALYVLLMYKKVATGPKPLDQDHVLDVSLREKLVAAPLIAIFLFLGFYPKPALDLLGPAVDATLQQVGVTDPAPEQGVAEGSHK from the coding sequence ATGTCGAATGATTTCCCCTGGCTCACCCTGCTGGGTCTGATTCCGCTGGTCGGTGCGCTCGTGATCGCGCTGCTGCCCGCAAAGAGCGTGGCGTTGGTGCGACCCATTGCGTTGGGTATCTCGCTGGTCACCCTCGGGTTCGGTGTGGTGGCGGCGACCCAGTTCGCGTGGGACGGCGGCGACCAGAAGTACCAATTCACCGAGACGCACGCCTGGATTCCGCAATTCGGGGTGTCCTACGCCCTCGGTGTCGATGGGATCGCCCTAGCGCTCATTCTGATGAGCCTGGTGCTCGTGCCGATCTGCCTCCTCGCGGCCTGGGACGACGTCGAGTCCGACAGCGACAACGCCGGCCGGCTGAAGCTCTACTTCGCGCTGATGCTCATCCTCGAGACGTTCATGATCGGGGTCTTCGCCGCGCGCGACGTCTTCCTGTTCTATGTCTTCTTCGAGGCGATGCTGATCCCGGTCTACTTCCTGATTGGGATGTTCGGCGGGGCTCGCAGGCAGTATGCCGCCGTCAAGTTCCTGCTCTTCTCCCTTGCTGGCGGCCTCATCATGCTGGTCGCGGTCATCGGGCTCTACCTCAACGGACCACGTGGCGGGGACGGCTTCCTGGTCGACACCCTCGCGGGAACCGACTTCGGTGGCGCCGAGAAGTGGCTGTTCATCGGCTTCTTCTTCGCTTTTGCGGTCAAGGCACCGATGGTGGGTGTCCACACCTGGCTCCCGGATGCCGCAGCCGCTGCCCGACCAGCCACCTCGACCCTGCTGGTCGGCGTGCTGGACAAGGTCGGCACGTACGGCATGATCCGCTTCTGCCTGGAGTTGTTCCCGGGTGCCTCGCAGTGGGCCACCCCGTTCGTGATCACCCTCGCAGTCATCTCGATCCTGTACGCCGCCATCGTGGCGATCGGTCAGGACGACATGATGCGCCTAATCGCCTACACCTCGATCAGCCACTTCGGCTTCATCGTGTTGGGCATCTTCGCGCTGACCAGCACCTCGCAAGTGGGCTCGAACCTGTACATGATCAACCACGGGTTCACGACTGCCGCGTTGTTCCTCTTCGGCGGCATGCTCGTTGCCCGTCGGGGGAGTAGCAAGATCTCCGACTTCGGTGGCTGGCAGCGGGTTACGCCGGTCCTGGCCGGGTTCTTCCTGATCGCCGGTCTCTCGGCGCTCGCGTTGCCGGGCCTGAACTCGTTCGTCTCCGAGTTCCTGGTGATGGTGGGCAGCTTCGGCAAATACAAAGTCGCCACCATCATTGCCGTCTTCGGTGTTGTCCTTGCGGCTCTGTACGTCCTGTTGATGTACAAGAAGGTTGCGACCGGACCCAAGCCGCTCGACCAAGACCACGTGCTCGACGTGTCGCTGCGCGAAAAGCTTGTGGCGGCACCGTTGATCGCCATATTCCTGTTCCTGGGCTTCTACCCGAAGCCTGCCCTTGACCTCCTGGGTCCAGCTGTCGATGCGACGCTGCAGCAGGTCGGGGTGACCGATCCGGCGCCTGAGCAGGGTGTCGCCGAGGGGAGCCACAAGTGA
- a CDS encoding NADH-quinone oxidoreductase subunit J — MMTVGAGETVLFWLAAPLAVAGALGLLFARKAVHAAMGMALTMVLMGVFYIAQQAEFLGIIQVFVYSGAVMMLFLFVIMLVGVDASDSLVETIKGQRIAGLLLAGAFAAMAMSLVAKANTPPPVGLEQANADGNVSGAAKLIFGPYVWAFEATSALLITAALGAMVLAHRERLTPKASQADWSRRRIRRNENVSGLPVPGVYARHNAVDTPALLPDGTPSELSISRVLRARGQVVGTSEFTDSTSALERETGDSTGTASDRVDTSSTNDGEDAR; from the coding sequence ATGATGACGGTAGGCGCCGGCGAAACGGTGCTGTTCTGGTTGGCGGCGCCGTTGGCTGTCGCTGGCGCGCTTGGTCTCCTCTTTGCTCGCAAGGCTGTCCATGCCGCGATGGGTATGGCCCTGACCATGGTGCTGATGGGTGTGTTCTACATCGCCCAGCAGGCTGAATTCCTCGGCATCATCCAGGTATTCGTCTATTCGGGTGCCGTCATGATGTTGTTCCTCTTCGTCATCATGCTGGTCGGTGTCGATGCTTCGGATTCGCTGGTCGAGACGATCAAAGGCCAGCGCATCGCAGGTCTCTTGCTCGCGGGTGCGTTCGCGGCGATGGCGATGTCACTGGTGGCCAAGGCCAACACGCCGCCGCCGGTCGGGCTCGAGCAGGCCAACGCCGATGGCAACGTCAGCGGTGCCGCCAAGCTGATCTTCGGCCCCTACGTGTGGGCATTCGAAGCCACCAGCGCGCTCCTTATTACCGCGGCGCTCGGCGCGATGGTGTTGGCGCACCGCGAACGGTTGACCCCCAAGGCCTCGCAGGCCGACTGGTCCCGCCGCCGTATCCGCCGCAACGAGAACGTTTCGGGTCTGCCCGTTCCCGGTGTGTACGCCCGCCACAACGCGGTTGACACTCCGGCGCTGCTCCCGGACGGAACGCCATCGGAGCTGTCGATCTCTCGGGTGCTGCGGGCCCGCGGTCAGGTGGTCGGCACCTCGGAGTTCACCGACTCCACGAGCGCGCTGGAGCGCGAGACCGGGGACTCGACCGGTACGGCGAGTGACCGTGTCGACACCAGCTCGACCAATGACGGGGAGGACGCCCGATGA
- the nuoL gene encoding NADH-quinone oxidoreductase subunit L: MLASSGEVAEPVAASGVASYAWLLVALPLAGAALLLVGGKATNKFGPLLATALAWASFVIGAAAILQMAGRSAEERGQSVELFEWIHAGSFQVDAGLLVDPLSLVFVMLITFVGSLIHVYSLGYMEHDPDKRRFFAYLNLFIAAMLLLVLADSYVLLFVGWEGVGLASYLLIGFWNHNPAYATAANKAFIVNRVGDMGLLLAVFTMFAVIGKVDFAGVNAAAGQLSEGAVLAIGLFLLVAACGKSAQFPLQSWLGDAMAGPTPVSALIHAATMVTAGVYLIVRSHAIFDASEGARLAVAIVGAITLLFGAIVGCAKDDMKKALAASTMSQIGYMMLAAGLGPVGYAFAIFHLLTHGFFKAGMFLGAGSVMHGMNDQVDMRRFGGLSAVMKITWITFGLGWLAILGVPPFSGFWSKDKVIEAAFIGEGWQPWVFGGAALIGAGVTAFYMSRLFFMTFHGKRRWITEGEQAVHPHESPLTMTIPMIVLAVGSAFLGLALGPTGIMTHWLEPVVGAHGEEHPVLPIPVIMAATLILVAIGAGLAFMRYWRDDVPETPPVGSLATRAARKDLYQDDFNEAVFARPGLHLTRSLVFADNHGVDGAAGGLAAMVGGSSSRLAKLQNGFVRTYALTMLVGVVVILGAVWVVQ; this comes from the coding sequence ATGCTCGCCTCGAGTGGTGAGGTAGCCGAGCCGGTTGCCGCATCGGGAGTGGCGTCGTACGCCTGGCTGCTGGTGGCCCTGCCGCTCGCCGGTGCCGCGCTGCTCCTCGTCGGCGGAAAAGCCACCAATAAGTTCGGTCCGCTGCTCGCGACCGCACTGGCCTGGGCAAGCTTCGTCATCGGCGCCGCGGCGATCCTCCAGATGGCCGGTCGCAGCGCCGAAGAGCGCGGGCAGAGTGTCGAACTCTTCGAGTGGATCCACGCCGGCTCATTCCAGGTCGACGCTGGCCTGCTGGTCGACCCGCTGTCGCTGGTCTTCGTCATGCTCATCACCTTCGTCGGGTCGCTCATCCACGTGTACTCGCTGGGCTACATGGAGCACGACCCTGACAAGCGGCGCTTCTTCGCCTACCTCAACCTGTTCATCGCGGCGATGCTGCTGCTGGTGCTGGCTGACTCTTACGTCTTGCTGTTTGTCGGTTGGGAGGGTGTCGGTCTCGCGTCCTACTTGCTGATCGGGTTCTGGAACCACAACCCGGCGTACGCCACCGCCGCCAACAAAGCGTTCATCGTCAACCGTGTCGGTGACATGGGTCTGCTGCTGGCCGTCTTCACGATGTTTGCGGTCATCGGCAAGGTCGACTTCGCGGGCGTCAACGCCGCTGCGGGGCAACTGAGCGAGGGCGCGGTCCTGGCGATCGGACTGTTCCTGCTGGTGGCTGCGTGCGGTAAGTCCGCGCAGTTCCCGCTGCAGAGCTGGCTCGGCGACGCGATGGCTGGCCCGACCCCGGTGTCGGCCCTCATCCACGCGGCAACCATGGTCACCGCCGGTGTCTATCTCATCGTGCGTAGCCACGCGATCTTTGACGCCTCCGAAGGCGCCCGGTTGGCCGTGGCCATCGTCGGCGCCATCACCTTGCTGTTCGGGGCGATCGTTGGTTGTGCCAAGGACGACATGAAGAAGGCGCTGGCCGCCTCCACGATGAGTCAGATCGGCTACATGATGTTGGCCGCGGGACTGGGGCCGGTGGGATACGCGTTCGCGATCTTCCACTTGCTGACGCACGGCTTCTTCAAGGCGGGGATGTTCCTCGGGGCTGGGTCGGTCATGCATGGCATGAACGACCAGGTCGACATGCGTCGGTTCGGTGGACTGTCCGCCGTCATGAAGATCACCTGGATCACGTTTGGTCTCGGCTGGTTGGCGATCCTTGGAGTCCCACCGTTCTCCGGGTTCTGGTCAAAGGACAAGGTCATCGAGGCGGCGTTCATCGGTGAAGGTTGGCAGCCATGGGTCTTTGGTGGAGCCGCGCTGATCGGTGCCGGAGTGACCGCCTTCTACATGTCGCGGTTGTTCTTCATGACCTTCCACGGCAAGCGCCGGTGGATTACCGAAGGTGAGCAGGCCGTGCACCCGCACGAATCGCCTCTGACCATGACGATCCCGATGATCGTGCTCGCAGTCGGCTCGGCGTTCCTGGGTCTGGCGCTTGGCCCGACCGGGATCATGACGCACTGGCTGGAGCCGGTCGTGGGTGCCCACGGCGAGGAACACCCCGTGCTCCCGATCCCGGTGATCATGGCCGCCACGCTGATCCTGGTCGCCATCGGTGCTGGGTTGGCGTTTATGCGTTACTGGCGCGATGACGTCCCAGAGACTCCGCCGGTGGGCTCCCTCGCGACGCGTGCCGCGCGCAAGGACCTCTACCAGGACGACTTCAACGAGGCAGTGTTTGCCCGTCCGGGCCTGCATCTGACCCGCTCGCTGGTCTTCGCCGACAACCATGGTGTTGACGGCGCTGCCGGTGGCTTGGCCGCCATGGTCGGTGGCTCGTCCTCCCGCCTGGCCAAGCTGCAAAACGGGTTCGTGCGGACCTATGCCCTGACGATGCTCGTGGGCGTCGTCGTGATCCTCGGTGCCGTGTGGGTGGTGCAGTGA
- the nuoI gene encoding NADH-quinone oxidoreductase subunit NuoI — MADRKSDEPGLFAKVAGFGVTFGTMFRKIETEQYPEEKRPTQLRFHGRHQLNRHPDGLEKCVGCELCAWACPADAILVEGANNDDAAGERFSPGERYGRVYQINYLRCIFCGLCIEACPTRALTMTNEYELADNNRADLIFTKDQLLAPIQTGMLPAPHPMVDGMEERDYYQGKVSGSTPEQQEWVDAQVSTASDTNASASDPNAGRAGERASASDPNAGRAGERASASRVETEETA, encoded by the coding sequence ATGGCTGACCGTAAGAGTGACGAGCCGGGCCTCTTTGCGAAGGTCGCCGGATTCGGCGTCACCTTCGGGACGATGTTCCGCAAGATCGAGACCGAGCAGTATCCCGAGGAGAAGCGGCCCACCCAGTTGCGGTTCCACGGGCGCCACCAGCTCAACAGGCATCCTGATGGGCTGGAGAAGTGCGTGGGGTGCGAGCTCTGCGCTTGGGCCTGCCCAGCCGACGCGATCTTGGTCGAAGGCGCCAACAACGACGATGCCGCCGGTGAGCGGTTCTCGCCGGGGGAGCGCTACGGCCGCGTCTACCAGATCAATTACCTGCGCTGCATTTTTTGTGGCTTGTGCATCGAGGCGTGCCCGACGCGCGCGCTGACCATGACCAACGAGTATGAGTTGGCCGACAACAACCGTGCCGACCTGATCTTCACTAAGGATCAGTTGCTCGCGCCCATCCAGACCGGCATGCTGCCCGCCCCGCACCCGATGGTCGACGGCATGGAAGAGCGCGACTACTACCAGGGCAAGGTCAGTGGATCCACCCCCGAACAGCAGGAGTGGGTCGACGCGCAGGTAAGCACCGCGAGTGACACCAACGCTAGCGCGAGCGACCCCAACGCTGGTCGAGCAGGCGAGCGCGCTAGCGCGAGTGACCCCAACGCCGGTCGAGCAGGCGAGCGCGCTAGCGCGAGCCGTGTCGAGACCGAGGAAACCGCATGA
- the nuoH gene encoding NADH-quinone oxidoreductase subunit NuoH: MTVTAVSHAVSMLPAATDNPTADFSDTPLWLSAVKALLLFVYLLVSTLLIIWFERRVIGRMQQRPGPNRTGPFGLLQTLADGVKLALKEDVVPKNADKIMYWTAPALAGAMAFVAFAIIPLSGDVWMFGHYTPLQLTDTPVATLLVLAVAGVGVYGIVLAGWSSGSTYPLLGGLRSSAQVISYEIAMGLALVAVFLYAGSMSTSQIVSAQSDLWFIIPAFFSFVVYLVTMVGETNRLPFDLAEGEGELTGGFHTEYSSLKFAMFFLGEYVNMFTVSALATTLFLGGWQAPPGIAAIGDGMFNGGWWGLFWFTAKLWSFLFFFVWLRGSLPRVRYDQFMKLGWKVMIPTTLVWVVMVAFVRASQLGFLGDGKVSLLGREFPRATLFVVACIGVVVLAIVWVWDSRDARIQAAREAEEPAVEIDPFAGGHPVPPMPGQRLKEPAPALAAAAPQPAGARAGSHPTDAHADSEDTHG; this comes from the coding sequence ATGACCGTGACAGCGGTAAGCCACGCCGTGTCGATGCTTCCGGCGGCGACCGACAACCCGACCGCAGACTTCAGCGACACCCCGCTATGGCTCTCTGCGGTCAAGGCGCTGCTGCTGTTCGTCTACCTGCTGGTCAGCACCCTGCTGATCATCTGGTTTGAGCGGCGCGTCATTGGTCGGATGCAGCAGCGACCCGGCCCGAACCGCACCGGTCCGTTCGGTCTGCTGCAGACCCTTGCCGACGGCGTCAAGCTGGCCCTCAAGGAAGATGTCGTCCCGAAAAACGCCGACAAGATCATGTACTGGACGGCGCCCGCGCTGGCCGGTGCGATGGCCTTCGTCGCGTTCGCGATCATCCCGCTCTCTGGCGATGTGTGGATGTTTGGTCACTACACACCGTTGCAATTGACTGACACTCCGGTGGCCACCCTGCTGGTGCTCGCGGTCGCCGGTGTCGGCGTCTACGGCATCGTGCTCGCCGGCTGGTCCTCGGGTTCGACCTACCCGCTGTTGGGTGGTCTGCGCTCCAGCGCTCAGGTGATCTCGTACGAAATCGCCATGGGTCTCGCGCTCGTCGCGGTCTTCCTCTACGCCGGCTCGATGTCCACGAGTCAGATTGTCTCGGCTCAAAGTGACCTGTGGTTCATCATCCCGGCGTTCTTCTCCTTCGTGGTCTACCTCGTGACCATGGTGGGTGAAACCAACCGTCTGCCCTTCGACCTTGCTGAGGGCGAAGGCGAGCTGACGGGTGGCTTCCACACCGAGTACTCCTCGCTGAAGTTCGCGATGTTCTTCCTCGGTGAGTACGTCAACATGTTCACCGTTTCAGCGCTCGCCACCACCCTGTTCTTGGGCGGCTGGCAGGCACCTCCGGGGATCGCGGCCATCGGCGATGGCATGTTCAACGGCGGCTGGTGGGGCCTGTTCTGGTTCACCGCCAAACTGTGGAGTTTCCTGTTCTTCTTTGTGTGGCTGCGTGGTTCGTTGCCGCGTGTCCGTTACGACCAGTTCATGAAGCTCGGCTGGAAGGTCATGATCCCGACCACGCTGGTCTGGGTCGTCATGGTCGCCTTCGTCCGCGCATCGCAGTTGGGCTTCCTGGGCGATGGCAAGGTCAGCCTCCTGGGCCGAGAATTCCCCCGAGCCACCTTGTTCGTGGTCGCCTGTATAGGCGTGGTCGTCCTGGCCATCGTCTGGGTCTGGGACAGCCGCGACGCGCGTATCCAAGCTGCGCGCGAGGCCGAAGAACCGGCCGTGGAGATCGACCCCTTCGCCGGCGGGCACCCGGTTCCACCGATGCCCGGACAGCGACTCAAGGAGCCTGCGCCAGCGCTCGCTGCTGCAGCCCCGCAGCCTGCGGGTGCCAGAGCAGGCTCCCACCCGACCGACGCCCATGCCGACTCGGAGGACACCCATGGCTGA
- the nuoK gene encoding NADH-quinone oxidoreductase subunit NuoK produces MSLMNYIYLSVILFSIGGAVVLLRRNAIIVFMGVELMLNAANLAFVTFARMHGELDGQVIALFVMVVAAAEVVVGLAIIMAIFRARRSASVDDANLLKL; encoded by the coding sequence ATGAGCCTCATGAACTACATCTACCTGTCGGTGATCCTGTTCTCGATCGGTGGCGCAGTCGTCCTGCTCCGCCGCAACGCCATCATCGTGTTCATGGGCGTTGAGTTGATGCTCAACGCGGCCAACCTCGCCTTTGTGACCTTCGCCCGTATGCACGGCGAGCTCGATGGCCAGGTCATTGCACTGTTCGTCATGGTGGTCGCCGCAGCTGAGGTGGTCGTCGGATTGGCGATCATCATGGCCATCTTCCGTGCCCGCCGTTCGGCTTCGGTCGACGACGCCAATCTGCTGAAGCTATAA